A genomic stretch from Mesomycoplasma neurolyticum includes:
- the eno gene encoding phosphopyruvate hydratase, with protein MSVITSIHAREVLDSRGNPTIQVEVKTELGGFGSAIVPSGASTGTREALELRDQNTNFASNWFGGKGVMTAVKNVNEKIAPLIIGMEVTNQRKIDAEMIYLDGTEFKKHLGANAILGVSLAVAKAAADELDLPLYRYIGGTNARKLPVPMLNVINGGEHASNTIDFQEFMIMPLGAKSIREALQVANFVFHNLAKLLKKHNHGTQVGDEGGFAPNLLSHEQALDFLVEAIKMSGFNPATSGEKAVAIALDAAASELYDSKKERYVFKKLKAAIESKNPIFANIKDKVEFTTDEFIEYYAHLFKKYPIISVEDGFAESDWEGFAKFNARFGKTHQIMGDDLTVTNASILSEAIRKNSINSILIKLNQIGSLSETIDAIELAHKAGFTAIVSHRSGESEDTTIADLAVGLNVGQIKTGSLSRTDRVAKYNRLLAIEEELGSVSSYDGERTFHNLKRNV; from the coding sequence ATGTCAGTAATAACTAGTATTCATGCAAGGGAGGTTTTAGATTCAAGAGGCAATCCTACAATTCAAGTTGAAGTTAAAACAGAATTAGGTGGTTTTGGAAGTGCTATTGTTCCATCAGGAGCATCCACAGGAACAAGAGAAGCTTTAGAACTAAGAGATCAAAATACTAATTTTGCATCTAATTGATTTGGTGGTAAAGGAGTGATGACTGCTGTGAAAAATGTAAATGAAAAAATTGCTCCATTAATTATTGGTATGGAAGTTACAAACCAAAGAAAAATTGATGCTGAAATGATATATTTAGACGGTACAGAATTTAAGAAACATTTAGGCGCTAATGCTATTTTAGGTGTTTCTTTAGCTGTTGCAAAAGCAGCAGCTGATGAATTAGATCTTCCTTTGTATAGATACATTGGTGGAACAAATGCAAGAAAATTACCTGTACCAATGTTAAATGTTATAAATGGTGGAGAACATGCATCAAACACAATTGATTTTCAAGAATTTATGATTATGCCTTTAGGTGCAAAATCAATTCGTGAAGCATTACAAGTTGCAAATTTTGTTTTTCATAATCTAGCTAAATTACTCAAAAAACACAATCATGGAACACAAGTGGGAGATGAAGGAGGATTTGCACCAAATTTACTTTCACACGAGCAAGCATTAGACTTTTTAGTAGAAGCTATTAAAATGTCAGGATTTAACCCTGCAACATCAGGTGAAAAAGCAGTTGCTATTGCTCTTGATGCTGCAGCTTCTGAGTTATATGATTCAAAAAAAGAAAGATATGTATTTAAAAAATTAAAAGCAGCTATTGAATCAAAAAATCCAATTTTTGCAAATATTAAAGACAAAGTTGAATTTACAACCGATGAATTTATTGAATATTATGCACACTTATTCAAAAAATATCCAATTATTTCAGTAGAAGATGGCTTTGCTGAATCAGATTGAGAAGGTTTTGCTAAATTTAATGCAAGATTTGGAAAAACTCATCAAATTATGGGTGATGATTTAACAGTTACAAATGCGTCTATTTTATCAGAAGCAATTAGAAAAAATTCCATTAATTCTATTTTGATTAAATTAAATCAAATTGGTAGTTTATCAGAAACAATAGATGCTATTGAATTAGCACACAAAGCAGGATTTACTGCTATTGTTTCTCATCGTTCAGGTGAATCCGAAGATACTACAATTGCTGATTTAGCAGTTGGTCTAAATGTTGGACAAATTAAAACTGGCTCATTATCTAGAACTGATAGGGTTGCTAAATACAATAGATTATTAGCTATCGAAGAAGAACTAGGTTCAGTTTCTTCATATGACGGTGAAAGAACATTTCATAATTTAAAAAGAAATGTTTAA
- a CDS encoding alpha/beta fold hydrolase: MIKYNYPFVFIDNKKEYASPILFIHGFNSSSNAHNIFANKWKDNNYYAISLPGCSMVEPKDDDSANLKTYVKLIINFIKQNNLKNIIIFGHSMGGALAALVYSQIPEVFSKIVLIAPMNKTSLVLKDKFQKYFLPKNIDEYKTYLKILTYNIDDFLEHSDFFKITNEKIDFNFYNNLHIQELAKSLVDKQQHILVDKAYKSIKIPTLLILGEKDGIIMQEKCINYFKKTIKNIKIQIIPKTGHLIYLENFSNYYKKIKSFLND, from the coding sequence ATGATCAAATATAATTACCCTTTTGTTTTTATTGATAATAAAAAAGAATACGCTAGCCCAATATTATTTATTCATGGATTTAATTCTTCCTCTAATGCACATAATATTTTTGCAAATAAATGAAAAGATAATAATTATTATGCTATTTCATTACCTGGTTGTTCTATGGTTGAACCAAAAGATGATGATTCAGCAAATTTGAAAACTTACGTTAAATTAATTATTAATTTTATTAAGCAAAATAATTTAAAAAATATAATAATTTTTGGCCACTCTATGGGTGGTGCTTTAGCTGCATTGGTTTATAGTCAAATTCCAGAAGTATTTTCTAAAATAGTGTTAATCGCACCTATGAATAAAACATCACTAGTTTTAAAAGATAAATTTCAAAAATATTTTTTACCTAAAAATATTGATGAATACAAAACCTATTTAAAAATATTAACTTATAATATTGATGATTTTTTAGAACATAGTGATTTTTTTAAAATTACCAATGAAAAAATTGATTTTAATTTTTATAATAATTTACACATTCAAGAATTAGCAAAATCTTTAGTTGATAAGCAACAACATATTTTAGTAGACAAAGCATATAAATCTATTAAAATACCCACACTTTTAATTTTAGGCGAAAAAGATGGAATAATTATGCAAGAAAAATGTATTAATTACTTTAAAAAAACGATAAAAAATATTAAAATTCAAATAATTCCCAAAACAGGTCATTTAATATATTTAGAGAATTTTTCTAATTATTATAAAAAAATAAAATCTTTTCTAAATGATTAG